AGATGTTAATGAAGGCAGCTGTGTAGAGCAAGACTGATAGATAAGCGTTTTGGAATGTTGTCATGATCAGTGTATGGTAACTGGATTTGATTACGGGTTCAATAGCTACAGTAAAGGCAAATAAATTCACACAAAACCCTTCTCAGCCCTGTTTTTATGCATTCAGTTGCCACAGATTTCTCAGAGATTCTCTGAAAGCGATACAATTATTTTTCTGTTGAGCACTGAAGTTACAGGCCACATTAAAAATGCAAAAGCTTGCTCCTACTGAGAATACGTCGGTATCTGAGGCTATTTAATGATGCTTGGAGAAGCTAATGATCATCTCTTCTGTGGATGGCCGGCTAGATGAAAGTGCTCGATCGAATTTGATCACTGTCCAAGTACACCGACTTCAGAGCAGCACTTCATATGACTTGCATTAACTGattttgcatttttatttttgtcacaTTTGATAATTCTGCACATCACTTCATTCCATTTTTACTTCATCTTaaattaattacttttttttaaaccacaTAATCACAAACTATTATAATTAAATATTGAATATGAATTTAGTATTGATTTTAAATTTGCTGATCACAGTCCACCCTTTGACAtgcctgttttgttgttgtgtttcagGTCCATCTTGATGTCTAGGGATCCAGCTGGGGAAAGGAATATATCTGTTATGAGGACCTTTGAACTACACCTGTGCTAACATTGTGCTCTTTGCGAGGCCTGCAACACCGGACAACTTGTTCTGGAATATAACAACATTCCAACAACCCTTGTGGATGAAATATTTACCCCATAAATATAACAGCTCTGGCACAGCTTTTGATCTCACATCAACCTCACATTTGAGCTGATTAGAatccaaaatcaaaacaaaatggCTAGAGGGACTTTCAACCTTTCTGGACTGGGCTGGGtttgctgtgtgttgctgctgaCGCCATTTGGACTCTCCTCTGTCCAGGGTACAGAGTGTCCTCAACTGTGCGTGTGCGAAATCCGCCCTTGGTTCACCCCGCAGTCCACCTACCGAGAAGCCATCACCGTCGACTGCAATGACCTTCGGCTGACTCGGATCCCTGGCAACCTGTCCAGTGACACACAGGTTCTCCTACTGCAGAGTAACTACATCTCCCGGACCAGTGAGGAGCTGGAGCAGCTCTACAACCTGACTGAGCTGGACCTCTCCCAGAACAACTTCAGCAACATCCGGGATGTGGGTCTCACCAACATGTCCCAGCTCACCACGCTCCACCTGGAGGAGAACCAGATTGTGGAGATGCCTGATTTCTGCCTGCAGGACCTGACGAACCTGCAAGAGCTCTACATCAACCACAACCAGATCACCACCATCTCGCCGAGTGCTTTCTCAGGGCTGCACAACCTGCTTAGGCTCCATCTCAACTCCAATAAGCTCAAGGCCATCGACAGCCGCTGGTTTGAGTCCACACCCAACCTGGAAATCCTGATGATTGGAGAGAATCCAGTCATTGGCATTCTGGATATGAACTTTAAGCCCCTTGTTAACTTGCGGAGCTTGGTGCTTGCAGGGATGGATTTGACTGATGTTCCAGGAAATGCCTTTGTTGGTTTGGGAAACTTGGAAAGTCTTTCATTTTATGACAATAAACTTGTCCGGGTACCTCAAAATGCTCTTCAGAAACTCCCCAATTTGAAGTTTTTGGACTTAAATAAAAATCCTGTCCACAAAATCCAAGAGGGGGATTTCAAGAACATGCTGAGGTTGAAAGAGCTTGGCATAAACAACATGGCTGAGCTGGTGTCCATTGACCGCTACGCTTTGGATTATCTCCCAGAGCTGACCAAACTCGAAGCCACCAACAATCCCAAATTTTCTTATGTGAACCGCCAGGCTTTCCGTGATGTCCCTTCCCTGGAAAGCCTCATGCTGAACAACAACGCCCTCAACTCCCTCTACCAGGCGACTGTGGAGTCCCTCCCCAACCTGCGAGAGATCAGCATCCATAGCAACCCTCTGCGCTGCGACTGCGTCATTCAGTGGATGACCTCCAACAAGACGAGCATCCGCTTCATGGAGCCGTTGTCCATGTTCTGCGCCATGCCCCCGGAGTTCCGCGGTCAGCACGTCAGGGAGGTGCTGCTGCACGACTCCCCTGAGCAGTGCCTGCCCATGATGTCCCATGACACCTTCCCCAACCACCTCAACCTGGACATCGGCATGACTGTTGATCTGGACTGCCGTGCCATGGCCGAACCCGAACCGGAGATCTACTGGGTCACACCACTGGGCAACAAGGTGATGATGGACACCGTGTCCGAGAAGTACCGCCTCAACAACCAGGGGACCCTGCGCATCTCCAACATCCAGGTGGAGGACTCTGGGCATTACACTTGTGTAGCCCAGAACGTGGAAGGTAAGGACACGCGAGTGACCGCACTCCGCGTCAATGGCACTCTAATAGACAGCACACAGCTCATGAAGATCTACGTCAAACACACCGAGTCCCACTCCATCCTGGTGTCCTGGAAGGTCAACTCGAACGTCATGACGTCCAACCTTAAGTGGTCGTCGGCCACCATGAAAATCGACAACCCCCACATCACCTACACCGCCAAGGTTCCCGTGGACGTGCATGAGTACAACCTCACTCACCTGCAGCCTGCCACCGAATACGAAGTCTGCCTGTCCGTCTCCAACATCCACCAGCAGACGCAGAAGTCCTGTGTCAACGTCACCACCAAGCACGCCACGTTTGCGGTGGCGATCTCTGACCAGGGCACCAGCACTGCACTGGCAGCCGTCATGGGCACCATGCTCGCCATCATCAGCCTGGCCTCCATCGCTGTATATATCGCCAAGAGGTGGAAGAGAAAGAACTACCACCACTCTCTGAAAAAATACATGCAGAAGACATCTTCGATCCCCCTGAATGAGTTGTACCCTCCCCTAATCAACTTGTGGGATGCCGACAATGACAAAGACAAGGATGGATCTTCAGAGAACAAGCCCACCCAGGTCGACACAACAAGAAGCTATTACATGTGGtgaaagtgggggggggggacattttAGAGCACAAAGACACATTTTAAGCTATTTTGTGCGAAAAACAAAGGTGGATTTGCTTCTTATTGCTTTGCTTCTTGCGGGCAAAAAAGAGACTGAGCCGTCAGACTTTTTCAGTACAGCGTATTGCCTTTTTTGTCGTTCTCTCATCCTTTTGACACAGCTTTGGCAGCTTTGGTTAGCTTCCATGTTAGTTGCTGTGGTCTTTCGTTTGTTCCACTCAGTTTTTTATAGCACAGCATAGTTAATGTAAAGAAATGACTTTGGATCGACTAGTGCAGTAGCAGTGAATTTGATCCAAAAGGCATTTGTCTTTGGAGATATTGATAAAGAATGcaatgtttctttctttctctcttttgtaAAACAGTTAAACTGTTGTGCACTGAACTATATAAACAATTTGTCTATGGACTCCAGTGTAAGCTGACAAAGTGAATTTAGACTTGATACACCGTCTATTGAATAATGTTAGCGATTGTTCTGTAATGTTGTATCAACTATAATTTGAACTATTTTGGACTTAATCAAAACCAGtcattttttcaattttatttaGTAATTATATTTTAAGGTTAAATTACTGTAAACAAGCAATAGAATCATGAATGTTTAAAATTAGGTTTAAGTGCTGTAGATGACAATGCTTTTTTAATTACTCAGATAATTCCTTTTTTGCTAGAAACTGTCAATTACCACTTAGTTTTGTTGTGATTTACACACGCAAAATATGTTGTATATTAAGgcaaaaacagaaataaaacaagttCGTTCTCATATTTTTTATACAACGACTTCCCAGTCACgagtctgttttgttttgctttattcCTTCAGCAAGTCAGCAGTTTTTAAGAATGATGTGATAGTTATAAATAGTTATAACATTATCTTTCAAGTTACTTCATTTATACTTTTTGAATACCTGATTTATTTCAATAATGGCTATAGACTAGTATTAAATATACTGCTCTGAGTTATTTAAAACAGTAGCTTCACATTCCTCAAAATTAGCTTAATCAGTTGACTCTAAATTATGTGGAAGTATAATTCAGCAGGAAATGAGGATATTTTGGATATGAAAAAATGTGGGCTGTAATGGTCCTATGGGGTTGAATTGTTTTTCTGTATTGCTAGTAGATCAGTGCTGTTGGGGGAGGATCGCAATAACAGCATGCCAAAGAGTGTAAAATCCTGAGGGTCCCACAATCAGTATATTTCCCTATATTGTAGATGACAGTTTAAAAAAGAAACTGCCTGCtgttcatatttcatttatttgatgGCCAACATGAATGCTCACCAGCTTTCAACATTTCTCTGTAAAGTTAGATAACCATATTCAGGAGGCACTTTTTCAGCCAAATTCTGAAGGCAATTGTCAAGCACTAAAAAGGCTCAAGACAAGACCTGACCAAGGCAATTATTAAATTTTAATTAAAGCCTTGCCTTCTCCACTCTTTCATTATAATAACAAAAGCTTCACTTGCGCATACATCTTCAGCTGTGTGCAATGCCCTGAAAAGGTGGTGCAAAACATTTATTACATATAGAAGCAAATTAAACACCTTCCCCGGGCATTCCCATTGAAAAGAGTTCATCTGTATAAGAACCACATTCGCTAATGACATTAAACTAGAGTCTCCCTCCTGTCTGCCTCCAAAGTGACTGGGGACATTGGTGTTCCTATGAGGCTTAAGGAGCGGATGGGTTTAGATCAAAAGACTGATGTGATAAAGGATCACGGAGGCTATTAATTACCCCCACATTGCTATGCTATCAGACAGTCAGCAGCTAGGCCTAAATCAGCCAGATGCTCGTAGCTCCAAAGGCCTTGCCATGATTTCACTTTAGTATTTAACTTATTTGTCATGCAAACAGCAGGCATTTGGGACACATTACCTTCACAGATTTAAAATGCACTGTTAATTAGATATACTGAACATGTGCCTGACATTCCATCCATTAATGACAGATTTATCACAGATTAGTCTTTTCATCAAATCTTACCAAGACCACtgctaatgagagagagagagcgagagaagagggggatgcTTCAAAAATCATAGATTTTTCTACATAGATTTTATTATATACCTCTTTACCCGTGAAACTGAGCTCAGCCTTCCAGCAACCTTTACCTCCATTGCCTGCTTCTCCAGGAGCAGGAGTATCCGTTGGGACTTTTCCTACCCGAGTTGATTGGAAGTTCAGAGCTTGCCTGGGATTTTCTGACTCCACTTCTCTCTGCTCCCTGAGGATTGTGCGTGTGGTGCAGTTCTCTTTTTTCCATACCCACTCTCCTCTCCGCCTCTGTATCCCTGTCTTGCTGGAATTAACCTCCGTCAAAACAGGATTCTTGCAATGGCTAAAAAAACCTCAGAATCCAAAATGTAGTGGGATGTTGCTGTCTTTTTGCTCACAACTTCTTTGATACCTCCAAAGTCCATATGAATATATTCACTTGCAAAGCATGGCATAGGATGCTCAACAGCATGTAGTATTGGGCATTCCAGCTGTGACTGTGAGGTTTAACCAGAGCACAGAAAAGTGCACTCTGACAAAGTAGAAGTTTCTGCCAACAAACAGCTTCCTGTCTTTTGATCCTCACACAGCTACACAGACCAATGTGCGACAATATCCCTGCAAAcagactgtgtttgtgtctacacACAAGTGCCACACACTCGGTGACATAGGCTTTTTCAGTGTATTTAAGAGCCAGGTAGAGAGGGAGCTCTCCGAGTTCATTAGGAGCCACTTGGCAACGGCCAGCAGGCCCGCTGTGGGAGTGGGGGAGAGTTTGGAATGGACACTGGTTTGTGTCTTTCAGACTTTTTAATTGCTTTTCGCTGGCAGTGCCTCCCCGACTTTGTGCCAGGCAATTAGGTGCTTTCAAACTTGATACTGCGATGTCCTAGAAGCCTGCTGCCATCGAGGATCACAGCCCCTCACAGATACACTAGGCTGATTATACTGGATAGGCATAGCGGCCATATTATTTGAGGGTATTGTGTTCAATTCAGGTGTTTTGAACTATCGGTAATGTCTCTGATTgaacgtgaaaaaaaatatacGAGTGTTTAAGGTCATATGTCTATGTTATGTGACTCTTTAATGAACATATTTAAATGCTAGGGGTATTAGTTTTTGTTAGGCATGTTAGGCATGTTAGGCATGTATCATAACCTAAACCCTCCCCTGATAAACTGCAAATAAAGGTCTTTGCATCAATTAATTTACCCATTACTAGTTTTGCATTTAATAGAAGTGCATTATTCTGTCTTTGTGGCCTTCAAGAGCCTTTATTGGTACCAAATGGCAGAAGCCACATCCAGTGGACATCACCCTGTGACGCCACCTCTTGCAAAGATGCTATGGATTAATATTGAAGTTGTCACCTTCTGACACTTGGTGTAAAGCACAGATGCCACTTTAGCCTCACTGGCTAGACAGAGCACAAGTGTTATGTTTAACACTGCTCCACCAGAAAACAATAATGGTGTTGATTATGGTATCATGCTATCTTCAATTtcaatattttgtatttttaacaatagatagatagatagatactttattgatccccaaggggaaattcaaggtgttATGGTGTATTCAAGGTAGTAGTCTATGCTGTCTGGTTAATTTGTGTTTTGTTAGTGTTTTTGCCATCTGAATTTAAAGAACAGTAtgtgcaacacaacacagcaccaaAACCAGCTCAGCCCTGCTCTGTCTCACTGAACCAGCTcagccctgctctgctctcagTCTCACTGAGACTCACAACCTTGTAGGATGCTATGCAGGGCAGAACATCGGTCCTAATCTTGTGTTGGTAATTGAACATTTTTATGATAAGGGCACCATGACAGTCCTCATCAGCTACAAGATCGATGACCGAACACTTGGGGTCAGTTGAGGACACATTTTTGTAATAAGACGGGAGAATCTCTTGCCCGCAGTATCATAGATATTGTAAGACATTAATCACAGCCCTTTTAGATATTGTTGGAAGCCTGACTTACCTTCAGTTGGTGGTTTAATAAGATAATGGACTACAACAGTACTACAATTAAAACTGAAATATTAGTCATTTGCTTAAGCATGTCAAATGCACAGTGCAGTCATAGATAGCCTAGTCAGACAACAGCAACATGAAACACAGGAACGTCTTTACTCTCAGTGAATCAGTGAACCACATATCCTAATAGGTCCTCAACACAAGTTAGACATAAAACATTCAACTGCCACACTGAATGGACACAGACTAATATTCTTAGCAATATTTTTAGCAGTGAAAGATCATAGAAAAAGAATTGTCAGCTCAGGTACAATATCAACAGTTCACAGGTTAAGAGGACAGCAAATAAGCACATATTAATAAAGAGACACTCATCTGATGCCCTCCCTGTTCATATGGCCAGAGGAAAACACTATATTATCATGTCATGAAAAATATGGACGTTCTGCTCAGTGCCTGTGAAGGAGATGCCATCAACGAGATGAATGTGTCTATTTTCTAATGTTATTTGATCATTGGTTATGTATGGTAATGGGATCCTTCAGAAGTCCATTAGGAATAAACAGCCGCATCAGACTGGCAACTGAATCAGCATCTTTATCTCCGTAATGGGGACGGGGAGGAGAGAGGCCTGTCAGTGCTGTCACAGCCACCGCTCCCGCGCAGAAGCGATCGCACATCAGGGGCTGCGTAAACTAATTGACCTCTCCCAAATTAGATTCTGCCAATAGTATGGGCCAGCCATTTATTCTGGCCACCTCTTTGGTGCAAGTGGTATCTCTTTTAGCTGACCGGTTATGTGctcattgttttattttaagaGGGAAATTATTATGACCTTTTGGAGTTGACATTATTAAACACAAagaatttaatgttttttttcccaattGATGAATGAGTAGATCCTGTTTATCTGTCTAGTGTGGATTATTTGGTTACTGGTGGTCACTACTAAAAGACATGTCAATATTGATTTTTGCATTCTAGTCAGAGTGCGAGCAGTTAGATAACTCCCTGGCCAGTGTTGCAGATAGACATTCAGAAgcaagccttgtgtgtgtgtgtgtgtgggggtgtgtagAGCTGTCTAGAGCATCTAGTTGCTCCCCTTGTTCTCCCAGTGGTTTTACCCAATGTGTGTTTCAATGGGTGTCCTTAACATGGCTTCCACCAGCAAACCCAAATGTCACGAAAATGTCACTGATCCTGTGGGGAGATTGAGAGAGGACAGCTATCCTGGAAATGATAACCAACAGACAAggcagtgaaaaaaaattgctcTGCACGAAGCCACCATAATGCACTACCCTTGCTGTATCCATGATTATTAGCCTGGTATGACGCACATGCATATTACTAAAAGTAGTATAAAATCTTCATGCTGCTTTAAAAACAATAGATTCTCTGGTAAAAAGATTGAAGATAGGAAAGAAAGGAAACATAAAAAGAGACATTCCTGTTTCAGGACATGCTGCTCAGTGTTTTGACTTGAGGTTGAGGTGACTGTTTCCACCCTCTTCCCCCCAGGGGAGCCCAAATCGTAATGGGGTGTGTTTCagcaaaaaacaaagaaaaacaacaaaaaagacaaagacGAGTCCTCTGTGCGTCCTGTTTCCGGGGCAACTCCACTGTTTTCCCCACCTGCCAAACCTGGCAGCACCCGTCTCTGCAGTGCCCTTAGGCGAGGAGACAGAAATACCACCGACAAGGTCAATTCCCTCCCAGCAAGGAAGctaaagaaaaagaagagaggggaaaaaaacacactgtaCCCCTCTCAAAGGCACAAAGAGAACCTTTGCTTTTGGCATGACATTTTCACGTTTCACATTCCACGTGTGTAGCGCAGGGTTTGTGCTCTCCCTTCGATAGCATTTTTTCAAAGCCACAGGTGAAGGGAAATGCCGATGCCAAGGGACGTGACTGACTGTCACCGCGGCTCTGCTGCATCTTCAGTGGGACGTGACTGTCATCGCGGCTCTGCTGCGTTTTCAGTGGGTTCAAAAAAGGAAATTTGCGGTTTCTAGTGGCACTGCCTTAATTACTTGTTCTTACCAGGTCTGACAGAATGGGGCCGACAGTCAGTTTGtcacaacgacaacaacaacaacaaaataaaaagaagaaaagaaagacaaattggaaagaaggaaaaaatCATCATTAGAATTCATTTGGTTTTTAGGAACAtgaattacagtttttcacaattgctaaaacacatttttttaaacctGCCACCCTATTCTCAAAACTATAAACACAAATCTGTGGTGGATTTCTATGACTTAAAGGATGCATGTATGTTTTTTATAAACTTTAATATTACTGCAATTATTATGTGACTTCAAGGCCTGTACACATCTTGAACAGACCAGACCAGCAGTCAAGGAGTGGTGTGCAGGAGGATACAGTGACACTAGGCCTGTCATATGATGGCCAAGAGTGAGAGGATGATGTACTGTATAGCTGGTGATGATAACAGCAAGGCCAAGTAACAGGTAGCAAGATAAGAAGCCCTGCTTAACTGGATAGAACCAGAAAGACCCAGAATCAGACAGTTTTGCATATATTtttatgcatgatgggaagatgGGTTCCACCAATATTCGCTGATTGGCCAACAGGTGTCTTTCGAGAGTGGCGAGAGGAGAGGGCCCAACTCTAAGGTTAAGGAGTATACAGTAAAAGATAGGCCGCAACCACCTTTTAGTCAGATCTCACCGGGGGGCAccagctgatgacatctcacCTCACCCTATTGCTTGACACCTGGTCTGGACATCGTTTAGGCTGGACTATccctgcaatacggtgaataaagatcaACACTCTTCAGAGATTTCCTGTCTGcattgtctccttcggacgcCTTGTCCCAGAGTGCTAATTAGTAAATAGTTAAGTGATTAATTGCTAATTGGATTCGGAAGTGGACCAGTTTTTCCACGACAAATCCCAAATCTTAAACTACATACCCAAAACCTTTTGGGTGTGCAAAACTGAACAATCACCTCAAAACAGCTGTAACTGTGCTCAAAACCAAATCATCTCACAAAAcagtcaaaatgaaaacactgAGCAGTCTAGACACTACatcaaaaaatgaaaaaaaaaaagtgttcagGGCAGCTCATACTGTATAACTCCATAAGAAATTGTCATTGTTTACAATACAGTTAATGCATTTTGCATCTaaaaaacagaacaaagcaAATCAAAGCAAAAATATTTCATAACTCAGTGGATTCAACATTTACTTTAAATCCAGTAAACATAAGGTATTGAGAATGggggtttgtgtttacagttttgagaaaagggtAGAAGGTTTCAAAagatgtgttttagcaattgtgaaaaactgtatgCTGGAAAAGACAGGCATTTCAGTACTATAAATGACAAGTACATTGTACGTCTACAGCCTACAATGTACTCTGAATGGTTCACTGATTGTTTCTGTCCACTGTTGATATGAACCTGCACTGTTCAGCAACGTGTTTACACTCTGAACTAGCTTATATGGGttgtcacatcatttgaaacaagtgtgaTCCATTTCGAGTagctgtgtttaaggtatgacATGGCTCATGCGCGAGCGATGACACGGCCCCTGTGCGTCTCCTAGTTAACT
Above is a genomic segment from Alosa sapidissima isolate fAloSap1 chromosome 4, fAloSap1.pri, whole genome shotgun sequence containing:
- the lrrn1 gene encoding leucine-rich repeat neuronal protein 1, with product MARGTFNLSGLGWVCCVLLLTPFGLSSVQGTECPQLCVCEIRPWFTPQSTYREAITVDCNDLRLTRIPGNLSSDTQVLLLQSNYISRTSEELEQLYNLTELDLSQNNFSNIRDVGLTNMSQLTTLHLEENQIVEMPDFCLQDLTNLQELYINHNQITTISPSAFSGLHNLLRLHLNSNKLKAIDSRWFESTPNLEILMIGENPVIGILDMNFKPLVNLRSLVLAGMDLTDVPGNAFVGLGNLESLSFYDNKLVRVPQNALQKLPNLKFLDLNKNPVHKIQEGDFKNMLRLKELGINNMAELVSIDRYALDYLPELTKLEATNNPKFSYVNRQAFRDVPSLESLMLNNNALNSLYQATVESLPNLREISIHSNPLRCDCVIQWMTSNKTSIRFMEPLSMFCAMPPEFRGQHVREVLLHDSPEQCLPMMSHDTFPNHLNLDIGMTVDLDCRAMAEPEPEIYWVTPLGNKVMMDTVSEKYRLNNQGTLRISNIQVEDSGHYTCVAQNVEGKDTRVTALRVNGTLIDSTQLMKIYVKHTESHSILVSWKVNSNVMTSNLKWSSATMKIDNPHITYTAKVPVDVHEYNLTHLQPATEYEVCLSVSNIHQQTQKSCVNVTTKHATFAVAISDQGTSTALAAVMGTMLAIISLASIAVYIAKRWKRKNYHHSLKKYMQKTSSIPLNELYPPLINLWDADNDKDKDGSSENKPTQVDTTRSYYMW